One genomic window of Arachis hypogaea cultivar Tifrunner chromosome 8, arahy.Tifrunner.gnm2.J5K5, whole genome shotgun sequence includes the following:
- the LOC140174721 gene encoding uncharacterized protein, translating into MEHPQTNGQVESANKVILQGLKKRLGNKKGSWTNKLASVLWSYRTTEQSSTGETPFLLTYGVDVMIPMEIGKPSPWLLLKGVEEAVEKDLVDEAKEMAHLTEVALKQRMALRYNAKVLKREFEKNDIVLRHNDIEIPTQGEGKMAANWEGPSGSKRCSAKALTNWRRSTARKSREHGM; encoded by the coding sequence ATGGAGCACCCCCAGACGAATGGACAAGTCGAGTCCGCAAATAAGGTCATCTTACAAGGCCTCAAGAAGCGGCTGGGTAACAAAAAAGGTTCATGGACCAACAAACTCGCCTCAGTCCTTTGGTCTTACCGTACAACCGAGCAGTCCTCCACGGGAGAAACCCCCTTCCTCCTGACATACGGGGTGGACGTGATGATACCCATGGAAATCGGCAAGCCAAGCCCGTGGCTACTTttgaagggagtagaagaagcagTGGAGAAAGACCTGGTGGATGAGGCCAAAGAGATGGCCCATTTGACAGAAGTAGCACTAAAACAAAGAATGGCCCTGCGCTACAACGCCAAGGTGCTCAAGAGGGAGTTTGAAAAAAATGACATCGTCTTACGACACAACGACATAGAGATAccgacccaaggagaaggaaaaATGGCGGCAAATTGGGAAGGCCCCTCAGGGTCAAAGAGGTGCTCGGCAAAGGCGCTTACAAATTGGAGAAGGTCGACGGCAAGGAAATCCCGAGAACATGGAATGTAG
- the LOC112705332 gene encoding uncharacterized protein codes for MGATPFHCSILEVRLAKHFDKPTNMRYDGTQYPQEHLMAFEARMNLEGVGDKVRCRAFPVTLAGPAIRWFNSLPQGSVAGFSDISRTFLAQFTTRIAKAKHPINLLGVTQKTGKTTRKYLDRFNDECLEIEGLTDSVASLCLTNGLLNEDFRKYLTPKPVWTMQEIKTVAREYINDEKVSQVVAANKRQPTYTQPRQHGNGERRKEHARDGGPSKAPDSFLVSENSPITLTSPSSS; via the coding sequence ATGGGCGCTACCCCATTCCATTGTTCCATCCTCGAAGTCCGGTTGGCAAAGCACTTTGACAAACCAACGAACATGAGGTATGACGGAACCCAATACCCGCAGGAGCACCTCATGGCCtttgaggccagaatgaacctggAGGGAGTGGGAGACAAAGTAAGGTGCCGCGCCTTTCCGGTCACCTTAGCAGGCCCTGCGATACGGTGGTTCAATAGCCTCCCGCAAGGCTCCGTGGCTGGCTTCTCGGATATCAGTCGCACCTTCTTAGCACAATTCACCACCAGAATCGCGAAGGCAAAACACCCGATCAATCTGCTCGGCGTCACTCAAAAAACTGGCAAGACGACCAGAAAGTACCTAGATCgtttcaacgacgaatgcttggaGATTGAGGGGTTAACCGATTCGGTGGCCAGTCTCTGCCTCACGAACGGGCTCCTTAACGAGGACTTCAGAAAATACCTCACCCCAAAACCAGTTTGGACGATGCAAGAAATCAAAACTGTAGCCCGCGAATACATTAACGATGAGAAAGTCAGTCAAGTTGTGGCTGCCAACAAGCGGCAGCCCACCTACACTCAACCCAGGCAGCACGGCAATGGAGAAAGACGGAAGGAGCACGCCAGAGATGGCGGCCCGAGCAAGGCACCAGACTCTTTCCTCGTATCGGAAAATTCACCAATTACACTCACCTCACCCTCCTCATCATag